From Zingiber officinale cultivar Zhangliang chromosome 5B, Zo_v1.1, whole genome shotgun sequence, the proteins below share one genomic window:
- the LOC121986817 gene encoding uncharacterized protein LOC121986817 translates to MAKKLVLLSIRKKNPLTHPYLPTCTPTSSFSPFLFSSSPTTSLFLSFPLLCSVSLQRQKSNRSSSLLFSSTRPPSPSSSPTSKRDTSSSPPFPLFFLVLLHLGSTTGAPPELAVVTPNLSRSLQPSELAATCWSCQQRGEENPNCCPHFQQPHKTLRRSELEWSTVTCRYSEILLYISFADTGILLIL, encoded by the exons ATGGCG aaaaagcTAGTATTGTTaagtataagaaaaaaaaacccACTAACACACCCATACCTGCCCACGTGCACCCCCACCTCCTCCTTTTCCCCctttcttttctcctcttcccccacgacttctctttttctctcattcCCTCTTCTCTGCTCTGTTTCTCTTCAACGGCAGAAGAGCAATCGCAGCAGCTCACTCCTCTTCTCCAGCACGAGACCTCCTTCTCCTTCATCCTCACCAACCAGCAAGAGGGACACGAGCAGCAGCCCtcccttccctctcttcttccttgttcTCCTGCATCTGGGCAGCACCACCGGAGCTCCGCCGGAGCTAGCTGTGGTCACGCCGAACTTGTCGAGGTCACTG CAACCATCGGAGCTCGCCGCAACTTGCTGGAGTTGCCAACAAAGAGGGGAAGAGAACCCTAATTGCTGCCCTCATTTCCAGCAGCCACACAAAACCCTTAGAAG ATCCGAGCTCGAGTGGAGCACGGTGACCTGCCGATACTCGGAGATTTTGCTGTATATAAG ttttgcagacacagggatccttttgatattatag